A genomic region of Alistipes megaguti contains the following coding sequences:
- a CDS encoding 50S ribosomal protein L25/general stress protein Ctc encodes MKTISVKAVKRADFGKKAAKSVRREGLVPCVLCGNGETEMFSVDPREIKPLIYTPNSYIVEFDFEGKKELAVLREAQFHPVREEILHMDFYRIAEGKPVSIAIPVRLTGNAEGVKIGGKLVLSARKLTVSALVENLPDEIVVDVTNLGVGKTIFVGDLKFENLKFVTPATTAVCAVRVTRASRGADAAAAK; translated from the coding sequence ATGAAAACCATTTCGGTAAAGGCCGTAAAACGTGCCGACTTCGGCAAGAAGGCCGCCAAGAGCGTACGCCGCGAGGGTCTGGTACCCTGCGTATTGTGCGGCAACGGTGAGACGGAGATGTTCTCCGTGGATCCCCGCGAGATCAAGCCCCTGATCTACACCCCGAACTCCTACATCGTCGAGTTCGATTTCGAGGGCAAGAAGGAGCTCGCCGTACTGCGTGAGGCCCAGTTCCACCCCGTCCGCGAGGAGATCCTCCACATGGATTTCTACCGCATCGCCGAGGGCAAACCCGTATCGATCGCCATTCCGGTGCGCCTGACCGGCAACGCCGAAGGTGTGAAGATCGGCGGTAAGCTCGTCCTGTCGGCCCGCAAGCTGACCGTAAGCGCCCTGGTTGAGAATCTGCCCGACGAGATCGTCGTAGACGTGACGAACCTCGGTGTAGGCAAGACGATCTTCGTCGGCGACCTGAAGTTCGAGAACCTGAAGTTCGTGACGCCCGCTACGACGGCCGTCTGCGCAGTCCGCGTAACGCGTGCTTCGCGTGGCGCCGATGCAGCCGCAGCCAAATAG
- a CDS encoding RNA-binding S4 domain-containing protein: MDDIRLDKYLWAVRVFKTRSDAADAIRTNKVTVNGSYAKPSREVKIGDVIAVRKMQVTYSYKVLDLVSSRQPAKNVPAYCLNITPQEELDKLNVPRETIFVFRDRGTGRPTKKERRELDTLMDEVYYGDDEEE; the protein is encoded by the coding sequence ATGGACGATATCCGTCTCGACAAATACCTTTGGGCCGTGCGCGTCTTCAAGACCCGCAGTGATGCCGCCGATGCTATCCGCACCAACAAGGTGACGGTCAACGGCTCCTATGCCAAACCCTCGCGCGAGGTGAAGATCGGCGACGTGATCGCCGTGCGCAAGATGCAGGTAACCTACTCCTACAAGGTGCTCGATCTGGTTTCGAGCCGCCAGCCGGCCAAGAATGTCCCCGCCTACTGCCTCAACATCACCCCGCAGGAGGAACTCGACAAGCTGAACGTTCCGCGTGAGACGATCTTCGTCTTCCGCGACCGCGGTACGGGGCGTCCTACCAAGAAGGAGCGCCGTGAGCTCGACACCCTGATGGACGAGGTCTATTACGGCGACGACGAGGAGGAATAG
- the murD gene encoding UDP-N-acetylmuramoyl-L-alanine--D-glutamate ligase, whose protein sequence is MKNIVVLGGGISGYGSAILARKKGFGVFLSDAGKIADRFRAKLDEWQVPYEVGGHTEERILAATEVVKSPGIPDSAPIVRKIREAGIPLISEMEFAGRYMGRAKCICITGSNGKTTTTSIIYKILRDAGYNVALGGNIGESFAYSVATGNYDWYVLELSSFQLDGMYKFRAHIGVLMNITPDHLDRYDHCFQNYIDAKMRITQNMTSRDWFIYSGDDEVIREQLPKYDLRMRQLPFMAHSAVASGAGDAFLCDGKFTAAVGRHAVEIDTAKLQIKGLHNAYNAMAASLAALAAGVAPTKIRRSLYDFAPVEHRLEPVLEKDGVLWINDSKATNVDSVFYALESMTRPVVWIAGGTDKGNDYEPLKKFAREKVHTLVCMGLDNAKLVREFTGVIPEIISTDSLDAALTACKQAARPGDVVLLSPACASFDLFHNYEQRGELFKKWVREHA, encoded by the coding sequence ATGAAAAACATTGTCGTACTGGGCGGAGGCATCAGCGGCTACGGCTCCGCGATCCTCGCCCGCAAGAAGGGCTTCGGAGTCTTCCTCTCCGATGCCGGAAAGATTGCCGACCGTTTCCGGGCCAAACTCGACGAGTGGCAGGTCCCCTACGAGGTGGGCGGACATACCGAGGAGCGCATCCTCGCCGCCACGGAGGTCGTCAAGTCGCCGGGGATTCCCGATTCGGCTCCCATCGTGCGCAAGATCCGCGAGGCGGGCATCCCGCTAATCTCCGAGATGGAGTTCGCAGGCCGCTACATGGGCCGCGCCAAGTGCATCTGCATCACCGGCTCGAACGGCAAGACCACCACCACGTCGATTATCTACAAGATCCTGCGCGACGCGGGCTACAACGTCGCCCTGGGAGGCAACATCGGCGAGAGTTTCGCCTATTCGGTCGCCACGGGCAACTACGACTGGTATGTGCTGGAGCTGAGTTCGTTCCAGCTGGACGGCATGTACAAGTTCCGTGCCCACATCGGCGTGCTGATGAACATCACGCCCGACCATCTGGACCGCTACGACCACTGCTTCCAGAACTACATCGACGCCAAGATGCGCATTACGCAGAACATGACCTCGCGCGACTGGTTCATCTATTCGGGCGACGACGAGGTGATCCGCGAGCAGCTGCCGAAGTACGACCTGCGGATGCGCCAGCTCCCCTTCATGGCCCACAGCGCCGTGGCCAGCGGGGCGGGCGACGCTTTCCTGTGCGACGGCAAGTTCACGGCCGCAGTCGGTCGGCACGCCGTGGAGATCGACACCGCAAAGCTGCAGATCAAGGGATTGCATAACGCCTACAACGCCATGGCCGCTTCGCTGGCGGCACTGGCCGCCGGGGTTGCGCCGACGAAGATCCGCCGCTCGCTCTACGACTTCGCACCGGTCGAGCACCGGCTCGAACCCGTGCTCGAAAAGGATGGCGTGCTGTGGATCAACGACTCGAAGGCGACGAACGTCGACTCGGTCTTCTACGCCCTGGAGAGCATGACGCGTCCCGTGGTGTGGATCGCCGGCGGGACGGACAAGGGCAACGACTACGAACCTCTCAAGAAGTTCGCCCGCGAGAAGGTCCATACGCTGGTCTGCATGGGATTGGACAACGCCAAACTGGTGCGTGAGTTCACCGGCGTCATCCCCGAGATCATCTCGACCGATTCGCTCGATGCGGCCCTCACGGCCTGCAAGCAGGCGGCCCGTCCGGGTGACGTGGTGCTGCTCTCGCCGGCCTGCGCCAGCTTCGATCTGTTCCACAACTACGAACAACGCGGCGAACTCTTCAAGAAGTGGGTCCGCGAGCACGCCTAA
- the galE gene encoding UDP-glucose 4-epimerase GalE has translation MKKSCVLVSGGAGYIGSHTTVELINAGYDVVIVDNLSNSDMKAVEGVRQITGVDIPFVKVDCCDLEGFRKVFEQYEFDSVIHFAASKAVGESVQKPLEYYRNNLTSFMNVITLMREFGRQNIVFSSSCTVYGEPEKQPVTEQTPRKPATSPYGNTKQMCEDILRDSVTAYAGLKGIALRYFNPIGAHPSALIGELPRGVPQNLVPYITQTAAGIRECLSVFGDDYSTPDGSCIRDYIDVVDLAKAHVAAIRRMIEDKNKETYEIFNIGTGRGVSVLELVHKFEEVNHLKLNYKIAPRREGDIIAIWADPTLANTELGWKAERTLDQTLASAWAWEKHLRGMK, from the coding sequence ATGAAAAAATCGTGTGTCTTGGTGAGCGGCGGAGCCGGTTACATCGGTTCGCACACCACCGTGGAACTTATCAACGCCGGATACGACGTGGTGATCGTCGACAACCTCTCGAACAGCGACATGAAGGCCGTCGAGGGCGTACGGCAGATCACGGGTGTCGATATTCCCTTCGTGAAGGTCGACTGCTGCGATCTGGAGGGTTTCCGCAAGGTCTTCGAGCAGTACGAGTTCGACTCGGTGATCCACTTCGCGGCCTCGAAAGCCGTCGGCGAATCGGTCCAGAAACCGCTGGAGTACTACCGCAACAACCTCACATCGTTCATGAACGTCATCACACTGATGCGTGAGTTCGGGCGGCAGAACATCGTCTTCTCGTCGTCGTGCACCGTCTACGGCGAGCCCGAGAAGCAGCCCGTCACGGAGCAGACGCCCCGCAAGCCGGCCACCTCGCCCTACGGCAATACGAAGCAGATGTGCGAGGACATCCTGCGCGATTCGGTGACGGCCTATGCCGGACTGAAGGGCATCGCGCTGCGCTACTTCAACCCGATCGGCGCCCATCCGTCGGCCCTGATCGGCGAGCTGCCGCGCGGCGTGCCGCAGAACCTCGTGCCCTACATCACGCAGACGGCCGCCGGCATCCGCGAATGCCTCTCGGTCTTCGGCGACGACTATTCGACGCCCGACGGTTCGTGCATCCGCGACTACATCGACGTCGTTGACCTGGCCAAGGCTCACGTGGCCGCCATCCGCCGCATGATCGAGGACAAGAACAAGGAGACCTACGAGATCTTCAACATCGGCACGGGACGCGGCGTCTCGGTGCTGGAGCTGGTTCACAAGTTCGAGGAGGTCAACCACCTGAAGCTCAACTACAAGATTGCGCCGCGGCGTGAGGGCGACATCATCGCCATCTGGGCCGACCCGACGCTGGCCAACACCGAACTGGGTTGGAAGGCCGAACGTACGCTCGACCAGACGCTCGCCTCGGCCTGGGCCTGGGAGAAGCACCTGCGCGGCATGAAATAG
- a CDS encoding UDP-N-acetylmuramoyl-L-alanyl-D-glutamate--2,6-diaminopimelate ligase, which yields MKKISELIRHTPVVAVTGDPETAVGGLTYDSRHVNPGDCFFAIRGTQSDGHDYIPMAVERGAAAVVCERCPEEPAAGVVYVVVGDSSGAMADLAAAFYDFPSRELRLVGITGTNGKTTTVTLLYDLVRGLGYRAGLISTVVYRIDGREIEATHTTPDPIRLNAMMREMVDAGCEYCFMECSSHAIVQERIRGLDFAGGIFSNITHDHLDYHKTFAEYIRAKKLFFDHLPAGAFALTNVDDRNGRVMVQNTAAAVSTYSLREMADFRCKILEMHVDGMLLRIDGQELWTGLLGRFNAYNLLAVYGAAVLLGLDRAEVLRVLSTLHPVSGRFEIVRAANGTVAVVDYAHTPDALENVLRTIEELRQPSQQLLVVCGCGGDRDRTKRPEMAQIAVRYATTAIFTSDNPRHESPEAILDEMVAGLQPGTRYVRITDRAEAIRTAVLMSRPGDLILIAGKGHETYQIIGDVKHHFDDREEVRRAFGLLSPADGPAAAKC from the coding sequence ATGAAGAAAATTTCGGAACTGATACGTCATACGCCCGTCGTGGCGGTGACGGGTGATCCCGAAACCGCGGTCGGGGGGCTGACCTACGACTCGCGGCACGTGAACCCCGGCGACTGCTTCTTCGCCATCCGGGGCACGCAGAGCGACGGCCACGACTATATCCCGATGGCCGTCGAACGGGGAGCTGCGGCGGTGGTCTGCGAGCGGTGCCCCGAGGAGCCGGCTGCCGGCGTCGTCTATGTCGTGGTGGGGGATTCGTCGGGGGCGATGGCCGATCTGGCCGCGGCCTTCTACGACTTCCCGAGCCGCGAACTGCGGCTGGTGGGCATCACGGGAACCAACGGCAAGACCACGACCGTCACGCTGCTCTACGACCTGGTGCGCGGTCTGGGCTACCGTGCCGGACTGATCTCGACGGTCGTCTACCGCATCGACGGACGCGAGATCGAGGCCACGCACACGACGCCCGATCCCATTCGCCTGAACGCCATGATGCGTGAGATGGTCGACGCCGGCTGCGAGTACTGCTTCATGGAGTGCTCGTCGCACGCCATCGTCCAGGAGCGCATCCGCGGTCTCGACTTCGCCGGCGGGATCTTCTCGAACATCACCCATGACCATCTGGACTACCACAAGACCTTCGCCGAGTATATCCGGGCCAAGAAGCTCTTCTTCGACCACCTGCCGGCCGGGGCCTTCGCCCTGACGAACGTCGACGACCGCAACGGCCGCGTCATGGTACAGAACACGGCGGCCGCCGTGAGCACCTATTCGCTGCGCGAGATGGCCGATTTCCGCTGCAAGATCCTCGAGATGCACGTCGACGGCATGCTGCTGCGCATCGACGGACAGGAGCTCTGGACGGGGCTCCTCGGGCGGTTCAACGCCTACAACCTGCTGGCCGTCTACGGCGCCGCCGTGCTGCTGGGACTTGACCGTGCGGAGGTGCTGCGCGTCCTGTCGACGCTCCACCCCGTGAGCGGGCGCTTCGAGATCGTCCGCGCCGCCAACGGCACGGTGGCCGTGGTCGACTACGCCCACACGCCCGATGCACTCGAAAACGTGCTGCGGACGATCGAGGAGCTGCGCCAGCCCTCGCAGCAGCTGCTGGTCGTATGCGGCTGTGGCGGCGACCGCGACCGCACGAAACGTCCCGAGATGGCGCAGATCGCCGTCCGCTACGCCACGACGGCCATCTTTACGTCGGACAACCCGCGCCACGAGTCGCCCGAGGCGATTCTCGACGAGATGGTGGCCGGCCTGCAGCCCGGCACGCGCTACGTGCGCATCACGGACCGCGCCGAGGCCATCCGCACGGCGGTGCTGATGAGCCGTCCGGGCGATCTGATCCTCATCGCCGGCAAGGGCCACGAAACCTACCAGATCATCGGCGACGTGAAGCACCACTTTGACGACCGTGAGGAGGTGCGCCGCGCCTTCGGACTCTTGTCTCCGGCCGACGGACCCGCCGCTGCGAAATGCTGA
- a CDS encoding penicillin-binding protein, with protein sequence MKEERSKVKSDILLRVRLLYVLFILAGAVVLTRIVWVQLFSREVAYNADRLSSRIFTREEIKAQRGSILSRDGEPLATSIFRYQAAFDFASPGLDSLDTFREQADSLSKLLAAFFRDKPASAYARMFREEHARRYRLVRPRDTTYLRSEGRIARFFDRLRGEEYITRRIYDTLRDHTPVNIFPREVDYAEWEVLRRYPLLNWNMGMVYTLVERDERIYPQGELARRTIGLTGDRGNYGIEEAYRTELAGRDGQAIRQRIARGFYGRVAGADHVDPVDGCDVVTTLDLDLQDVADKALRRQLEQQNAVWGTTIVMEVHTGEILALANLGRDPGGGYSERENYALSRSMEPGSTFKLATMLTLLDDARMSPSTVYDTHNGDPVTVGPARNIRDSHRGDHEIDFRRAVASSSNVYFAEAVWDRYGITGKKFDYSRYLHETLHLGQTVGLERLGERQPSITTDWKVPDPGVMLVKMAYGYRVRLAPIQMITFYNAIANGGKMISPVLIRELRRGDRVEERFESRTIASSIASRAALHEVQQCLQAVCTEGTASAFFRDTTRVRVAAKTGTAQITAPSEGGRPYLGSMIAYFPADAPRYTVLTTIETRAQPGKAYYGGPLAGPVVKRMVDYIYNRGNDWYGRVEADGPRRYPDRIKGGDIAQIRRVAGKFSPRTECEERRGWGRTRVDSLSRVVVTAIDETPGVMPDVRGMGLKDALFLLESRGLRVRFSGQGAVIQQTIPAGSRITPGTAVTITLK encoded by the coding sequence ATGAAGGAGGAACGTTCGAAAGTCAAAAGCGATATCCTGCTGCGGGTGAGGTTGTTGTACGTGCTCTTCATCCTCGCCGGGGCCGTTGTGCTCACCCGGATCGTCTGGGTGCAGCTCTTCAGCCGCGAGGTGGCCTACAACGCCGACCGCCTCTCGAGCCGCATCTTCACCCGCGAGGAGATCAAGGCGCAGCGCGGCAGCATCCTCTCGCGCGACGGCGAACCCCTCGCCACGTCGATCTTCCGCTATCAGGCCGCCTTCGACTTCGCCTCGCCCGGTCTGGATTCGCTCGACACCTTCCGCGAACAGGCCGATTCGCTCTCCAAACTGCTCGCCGCCTTCTTCCGGGACAAACCCGCCTCGGCCTATGCCCGCATGTTCCGCGAGGAGCATGCCCGGCGCTATCGGCTGGTGCGGCCCCGCGATACAACCTATCTGCGCTCCGAGGGGCGCATCGCCCGCTTCTTCGACCGCCTGCGCGGCGAGGAGTACATCACGCGGCGCATCTACGACACGCTGCGCGACCATACGCCGGTGAACATCTTCCCCCGCGAGGTGGACTATGCCGAGTGGGAGGTGCTGCGCCGCTATCCGCTGCTGAACTGGAACATGGGCATGGTCTACACGCTCGTCGAACGCGACGAACGCATCTACCCCCAGGGCGAACTGGCCCGACGGACGATCGGTCTGACGGGCGACCGCGGCAACTACGGCATCGAGGAGGCCTACCGTACGGAGCTGGCCGGCCGCGACGGACAGGCCATCCGGCAGCGCATCGCCCGCGGATTCTACGGCCGCGTGGCCGGGGCCGATCATGTCGATCCGGTCGACGGCTGTGATGTGGTGACGACGCTGGATCTCGATCTGCAGGATGTGGCCGACAAGGCGCTGCGCCGGCAGCTCGAACAGCAGAATGCCGTCTGGGGCACGACGATCGTCATGGAGGTCCATACGGGCGAGATCCTGGCGCTGGCCAACCTCGGGCGCGATCCCGGAGGCGGCTACTCCGAACGCGAGAACTACGCCCTGAGCCGCTCGATGGAGCCCGGATCGACCTTCAAGCTGGCCACGATGCTCACGCTGCTCGACGATGCGCGGATGTCGCCCTCGACCGTCTACGATACCCACAACGGCGATCCGGTGACCGTCGGTCCGGCCCGCAACATCCGCGATTCGCACCGCGGCGACCACGAAATCGACTTCCGGCGGGCCGTGGCCTCGTCGTCGAACGTCTACTTCGCCGAGGCGGTCTGGGACCGCTACGGCATCACGGGCAAGAAGTTCGACTACAGCCGCTACCTCCACGAAACGCTGCATCTGGGTCAGACCGTCGGCCTCGAACGCCTCGGCGAGCGTCAGCCGTCGATCACCACCGACTGGAAGGTCCCCGATCCCGGCGTGATGTTGGTGAAGATGGCCTACGGCTATCGCGTGCGGCTGGCGCCGATTCAGATGATCACCTTCTACAACGCCATCGCCAACGGCGGGAAGATGATCTCGCCGGTGCTGATCCGCGAGCTGCGGCGCGGCGATCGGGTCGAGGAGCGTTTCGAAAGCCGCACGATCGCCTCGTCGATCGCCTCGCGGGCGGCCCTGCACGAGGTGCAGCAGTGTCTGCAGGCGGTCTGCACCGAGGGTACGGCCAGCGCCTTCTTCCGCGACACGACGCGCGTGAGGGTCGCCGCCAAGACCGGTACGGCCCAGATTACCGCCCCGTCGGAGGGTGGCCGCCCCTATCTGGGTTCGATGATCGCCTACTTCCCGGCCGATGCGCCGCGCTATACGGTGCTGACGACCATCGAGACCCGCGCCCAGCCGGGCAAGGCCTACTACGGAGGTCCGTTGGCGGGTCCCGTCGTCAAACGCATGGTCGACTACATCTACAACCGCGGCAACGACTGGTACGGAAGGGTCGAGGCGGACGGTCCGCGCCGCTATCCCGACCGCATCAAGGGGGGCGACATCGCCCAGATCCGTCGTGTGGCCGGCAAGTTCTCGCCCCGCACCGAGTGTGAGGAGCGTCGGGGATGGGGCCGTACGCGCGTCGACAGCCTCTCGCGGGTGGTAGTCACGGCGATCGACGAGACGCCCGGCGTGATGCCCGACGTGAGGGGCATGGGGCTGAAGGATGCCCTCTTTCTGCTCGAAAGCCGCGGCCTGCGGGTCCGCTTCTCGGGCCAGGGGGCCGTCATACAGCAAACGATTCCCGCCGGATCCCGCATCACTCCGGGGACGGCGGTAACCATAACGTTGAAATAG
- the mraY gene encoding phospho-N-acetylmuramoyl-pentapeptide-transferase, whose translation MLYHLFKYLDEAYDLPGSGMFQYISFRAAAAIILSLLIVIIFGRRIIDFLRRRQIGEDIRDLGLQGQLQKKGTPTMGGVIILVAILVPMLLFGKLDNVYVQLLLVSTVWLGLIGGLDDYIKVFRHRKEGLKGRFKIVGQVGLGIIVGTTMWLSPQIVVRDKVTQPVQTVYMNPDGSVIESVQRNVVLSSESLKTTQTTIPFVKNNEFDYGWLTGGNETATWLLYVVVAILVVTAVSNGANLTDGLDGLVTGVSVPIVAVLGALAYLSGHIVYADYLNIMYIPDSGELVVYAAALVGALVGFLWYNSFPAQIFMGDTGSLTIGGVIAVFALCIRKELLLPILCGVFLVESLSVMLQVSWFKYTKHKYGEGHRLLLMSPIHHHYQKKGIFETKIVTRFWIISLLLAAITLVTLKIR comes from the coding sequence ATGCTTTACCATCTTTTCAAATACCTGGACGAAGCCTACGACCTGCCCGGTTCGGGCATGTTCCAGTACATTTCGTTCCGTGCGGCGGCGGCCATCATCCTCTCGCTGCTGATCGTCATCATCTTCGGCCGGCGGATCATCGACTTCCTCCGCCGGCGCCAGATCGGCGAGGATATCCGCGACCTCGGACTCCAGGGCCAGCTCCAGAAGAAGGGAACCCCGACCATGGGCGGCGTGATCATCCTTGTGGCCATTCTGGTGCCGATGCTGCTCTTCGGCAAACTCGACAACGTCTACGTGCAGCTGCTGCTCGTCTCGACCGTCTGGCTGGGGCTCATCGGCGGTCTGGACGATTACATCAAGGTCTTCCGCCACCGCAAGGAGGGGCTCAAGGGGCGTTTCAAAATCGTCGGACAGGTCGGGCTGGGAATCATCGTCGGAACGACCATGTGGCTCTCGCCCCAGATCGTCGTCCGCGACAAGGTGACGCAGCCCGTGCAGACGGTCTACATGAATCCCGACGGTTCGGTCATCGAGAGCGTCCAGCGCAACGTCGTGCTGAGCTCCGAGAGCCTCAAAACCACCCAGACGACCATCCCCTTTGTCAAGAACAACGAGTTCGACTACGGCTGGCTCACCGGAGGCAACGAAACGGCCACCTGGCTGCTCTACGTGGTGGTGGCGATCCTTGTCGTCACGGCCGTCTCGAACGGCGCCAACCTTACGGACGGTCTCGACGGACTGGTGACGGGCGTCTCGGTCCCGATCGTGGCGGTGCTCGGGGCGCTGGCCTATCTCTCGGGCCACATCGTCTATGCCGACTACCTCAATATCATGTACATCCCGGACAGCGGCGAGCTGGTGGTCTATGCCGCGGCACTCGTCGGAGCGCTGGTCGGCTTCCTCTGGTACAACTCCTTCCCGGCGCAGATCTTCATGGGCGATACGGGCTCGCTGACGATCGGCGGCGTGATAGCCGTCTTCGCCCTCTGCATCCGCAAGGAGCTGCTGCTGCCGATTCTGTGCGGTGTCTTCCTGGTCGAGAGCCTCTCGGTGATGCTGCAGGTCAGCTGGTTCAAGTACACCAAGCACAAGTACGGCGAGGGACATCGCCTGCTGCTCATGTCCCCGATCCACCACCACTACCAGAAAAAAGGCATCTTCGAGACGAAGATCGTCACCCGCTTCTGGATCATCTCGCTGCTGCTGGCAGCCATTACGCTGGTTACGTTGAAGATTCGATAA
- a CDS encoding FtsW/RodA/SpoVE family cell cycle protein yields MEAGAADTAGGGMRRRSGSTRSTAAGSTGVAGSVAGAGEAGKSRFRLFTGDRVLWIIIAALAVISVLVVYSSTAKMAYDAHTARTTAHFLRQQLMILIVSLGIMIAVQKINCRVYNLFSRPIYYVSVALTVAVYFIGATTNGAARWIPLGPFQFQPSEALKVATVLFLARQLAGRQSKIDRLRIVPSWKFWTWRSSALQRKIWKEGTWPILMPVLVSCLVIFPAHTSSAVLVFLASWVMMLIGRVRFSELMKLVGWALAGVVLIMVLNLGRSETAEGRVSTWIHLWTQSQTEKPIEHLSDTERSMIAIHNGGLLGEGAGQSAMRVEMIHPESDYAYAFFVEEYGVILAVVLLMLYLWIFFRAIEIFRRCGTAFPGLLVLGLALLITCQALLHIMVTVNLIPETGQTLPLISRGGSSVLFTTIALGMILSVSRQNDEQSHDRPKNEELRIGD; encoded by the coding sequence ATGGAAGCCGGGGCCGCAGACACTGCCGGTGGAGGTATGCGGAGACGGAGCGGTTCCACCCGGTCGACGGCCGCAGGGTCCACCGGGGTTGCGGGCTCAGTCGCCGGGGCCGGGGAGGCCGGGAAGAGTCGCTTCCGCCTCTTTACGGGTGACCGCGTGCTGTGGATCATCATTGCGGCGCTGGCGGTCATCTCCGTGCTGGTTGTCTACTCCTCGACGGCCAAGATGGCCTACGACGCCCATACGGCCCGTACGACGGCCCATTTCCTGCGTCAGCAGCTGATGATCCTCATCGTCAGTCTGGGTATCATGATCGCCGTGCAGAAGATCAACTGCCGCGTCTACAACCTCTTTTCGCGCCCGATCTACTATGTCTCGGTGGCGCTGACCGTCGCCGTCTACTTCATCGGCGCCACGACCAACGGTGCCGCCCGCTGGATCCCCCTCGGACCCTTCCAGTTCCAGCCCTCCGAAGCGTTGAAGGTCGCTACGGTGCTCTTCCTGGCGCGTCAGCTGGCCGGCCGGCAGTCGAAGATCGACCGCCTGCGCATCGTCCCGAGCTGGAAGTTCTGGACCTGGCGTTCGTCGGCCCTGCAGCGCAAGATCTGGAAGGAGGGAACATGGCCCATTCTGATGCCCGTGCTGGTGTCGTGTCTGGTGATCTTCCCGGCCCACACCTCTTCGGCCGTGCTGGTCTTTCTGGCCTCGTGGGTGATGATGCTCATCGGGCGCGTGCGCTTCAGCGAACTGATGAAGCTCGTCGGCTGGGCGCTGGCCGGCGTGGTCCTCATCATGGTCCTCAATCTGGGCCGCAGCGAGACCGCCGAAGGACGTGTCTCGACCTGGATCCACCTCTGGACCCAGTCCCAGACCGAAAAGCCCATCGAACACCTCTCCGATACCGAACGCTCGATGATCGCCATCCACAACGGCGGCCTGCTGGGCGAAGGGGCCGGGCAGAGCGCCATGCGCGTGGAGATGATCCACCCCGAAAGCGACTATGCCTATGCCTTCTTCGTCGAGGAGTACGGCGTCATTCTGGCCGTGGTGCTGCTGATGCTCTACCTGTGGATCTTCTTCCGGGCGATCGAGATCTTCCGCCGCTGCGGTACGGCCTTCCCGGGGCTGCTGGTGCTGGGGCTGGCCCTGCTGATCACCTGTCAGGCGCTGCTGCACATCATGGTGACGGTCAACCTCATCCCCGAGACGGGGCAGACCCTGCCGCTCATCTCGCGCGGCGGTTCGTCGGTGCTCTTCACCACCATCGCCCTGGGGATGATCCTCAGCGTCAGCCGCCAGAACGACGAGCAGTCGCACGACCGGCCGAAGAACGAGGAACTGCGGATCGGCGACTGA
- the pth gene encoding aminoacyl-tRNA hydrolase: MKYLIVGLGNIGAEYANTRHNIGFKVLDALAEASNAVFTTARYGDVAEVRYKGRTLLLLKPSTYMNLSGKAVRYWLDAEKIDRENLLVISDDIALPFGTLRLRPKGSAGGHNGLKNIAELLGTEEYARMRFGIGGDFPKGHQVDYVLGEWTEEERTAMPERLKVFVDAIRSFATQGCAMTMNFFNKK; this comes from the coding sequence ATGAAATACCTCATTGTTGGGCTCGGGAATATCGGCGCCGAGTACGCCAATACCCGTCACAACATCGGTTTCAAAGTGTTGGACGCCCTTGCAGAGGCGTCCAACGCTGTTTTTACCACAGCCCGCTACGGCGATGTGGCCGAGGTCCGCTACAAGGGGCGCACGCTGCTGTTGCTGAAGCCCTCGACCTACATGAATCTCTCGGGAAAGGCCGTGCGCTACTGGCTGGATGCCGAGAAGATCGACCGCGAAAATCTGCTGGTCATCTCGGACGATATTGCCCTGCCGTTCGGCACGCTACGGCTCCGTCCGAAAGGGAGTGCCGGAGGCCACAACGGGCTGAAAAACATTGCCGAACTGCTCGGCACCGAGGAGTATGCCCGGATGCGCTTCGGCATCGGGGGCGACTTCCCGAAGGGGCACCAGGTGGACTACGTCCTGGGCGAGTGGACCGAAGAGGAACGGACGGCCATGCCCGAACGGCTGAAGGTCTTCGTCGACGCCATCCGCTCGTTTGCCACGCAGGGATGCGCCATGACGATGAACTTCTTCAACAAGAAATAA